From the Girardinichthys multiradiatus isolate DD_20200921_A chromosome 22, DD_fGirMul_XY1, whole genome shotgun sequence genome, one window contains:
- the LOC124859338 gene encoding heme-binding protein 2-like encodes MEKLLFTLVTLVVVSSCSGQTSSCSNNPCPKYQVIDTHKDFEERHYVDTDWITTKLSSKDSNSLIAAAKTLRAFCAKQKEAGHKIIDGWPALMTTAEGNDHSTSLSWFLAPGSKPELTDTSVTMEHKAATTIYVRSYSGIPSLITAEKNRNNLCEALVKAGKKFNPSISTGAHYESYFSFTHHNEVWVYSA; translated from the exons ATGGAGAAGCTGTTGTTCACGCTTGTAACTCTTGTTGTGGTGTCGTCCTGCAGTGGTCAAACTTCATCCTGCAGTAATAATCCATGTCCAAAGTACCAAGTTATAGACACACACAAG GATTTTGAGGAGCGTCACTATGTTGACACTGACTGGATAACCACTAAGTTGAGCAGCAAAGACAGCAATTCACTCATTGCTGCAGCTAAGACACTGAGGGCTTTCTGCGCTAAACAGAAGGAAGCAG GTCATAAGATAATTGACGGCTGGCCTGCACTGATGACCACAGCAGAGGGTAATGATCATTCTACATCCTTGTCCTGGTTTCTTGCTCCTGGGTCTAAGCCTGAGCTCACTGATACATCAGTCACAATGGAGCACAAAGCTGCAACCACCATCTATGTCAG GTCTTACAGTGGAATCCCAAGCCTCATCACTgctgagaaaaacagaaataatctcTGTGAGGCTTTGGTTAAAGCAGGAAAAAAGTTCAATCCCAGCATTTCTACTGGGGCTCACTATGAATCCTACTTCTCATTTACTCACCACAATGAAGTCTGGGTCTACAGCGCCTGA
- the LOC124858652 gene encoding uncharacterized protein LOC124858652: MVFVSARPKQCTVGNGVRSKSYKAVQGDMLDPDVLRVAKVYQDFAPDLAPLITTMTISADDPLVDSVFGKVQEGSPIALQHPLPVSRIIIRHVDAPPPPPLPLDNYHLEPTSVQFVCTHQQQLELECLATTLEQSQQIEIATREQSTTAEWHNVRKPRITSSRFLTSMSCKRVQFCSESSTANQEGNSSHGDYETRPCARTISYSTIHQNQEHQLLALRLRHPSRSSMVGILSGWCSF, from the exons ATGGTTTTTGTCTCCGCAAGACCAAAACAGTGCACAGTTGGAAATGGAGTAAG GAGCAAAAGTTATAAGGCAGTGCAGGGAGACATGCTGGACCCTGATGTCCTCAGAGTGGCAAAGGTTTACCAGGACTTTGCACCAGACCTTGCTCCTCTGATTACCACCATGACCATCAGTGCTGATGACCCATTAGTTGACTCAGTCTTTGGAAAAGTCCAGGAAGGCAGTCCTATCGCTTTACAGCATCCACTACCAGTCAGCCGAATTATCATTCGCCACGTGGATGCCCCTCCTCCACCGCCATTGCCATTGGACAACTACCATCTTGAGCCCACCTCTGTCCAGTTTGTCTGCACCCACCAGCAGCAACTAGAACTGGAGTGTCTTGCGACAACGCTGGAACAGTCCCAACAAATTGAAATTGCCACCAGGGAGCAGAGCACAACAGCTGAATGGCACAATGTCAGGAAACCCCGAATAACGTCTTCTCGGTTCTTGACAAGTATGTCATGTAAAAGGGTCCAGTTCTGCTCTGAGTCTAGCACAGCGAATCAAGAAGGGAATAGCAGCCACGGTGACTATGAAACGAGGCCTTGTGCTAGAACCATTAGCTATTCAACAATACACCAGAATCAAGAACACCAACTATTGGCCTTGCGGCTCCGTCATCCATCCCGAAGCTCCATGGTTGGGATCCTCTCCGGATGGTGTAGTTTTTGA